From one Dyella sp. 2HG41-7 genomic stretch:
- a CDS encoding glycosyltransferase family 4 protein, with protein sequence MKFAFFANTDWYLYNFRLSTARRLLSEGHEVVMISPPGNFGSRFAQHGCRWVPLSTMDRASLNPAREAVTLHQLIRVLRDEKPDLLHNFTLKCAVYGAIASRIVRVPATVNAVAGMGYVFTSHTTKARVLRPIVKSLLRLALNNPNSLLILQNPDDAEAFESAGLTSPDRIRLIRSSGVNTTRFQPKPRTPGHTERLRVILAARLLREKGIEEFAEAANLLRQWGRDVEFLLAGTPDEGNPHSIQKTQVQQWSDEGLIQWLGHVDDMPALLSTAHVMALPSYYREGVPKSLIEGAASGLAIVTTNLPGCREVVTQHGVDGLHVEPRNARALAHCIVQLDDDRELLRKLAHQARLRATTDFDERIVIQKTLDVYAELLDPTDAIYAGFRTTL encoded by the coding sequence ATGAAATTTGCTTTCTTCGCCAACACTGATTGGTATCTCTATAACTTCCGTCTTTCGACGGCGCGCCGCCTGCTGTCCGAAGGGCACGAAGTCGTCATGATCTCGCCGCCTGGAAACTTTGGCAGCCGCTTTGCGCAACACGGTTGCCGCTGGGTTCCATTGTCTACGATGGATCGGGCGAGCCTGAATCCTGCGCGCGAAGCCGTCACCTTGCACCAATTGATTCGCGTGCTGCGCGACGAAAAGCCCGATCTTCTGCACAATTTCACGTTGAAGTGCGCGGTGTACGGAGCGATCGCTTCGCGCATCGTTCGCGTACCGGCCACCGTCAATGCGGTGGCCGGCATGGGCTACGTATTTACCAGTCATACTACCAAGGCCCGTGTACTGCGACCGATCGTCAAGTCGTTGCTCCGCCTTGCGCTCAATAACCCGAATTCGTTGCTGATTTTGCAGAACCCCGACGATGCGGAAGCGTTCGAATCGGCCGGACTGACATCCCCAGATCGCATTCGCCTTATTCGCAGTTCGGGCGTCAACACGACACGCTTTCAACCCAAGCCTCGAACACCAGGTCATACGGAACGACTCCGCGTTATTCTTGCCGCGCGACTTCTTCGCGAGAAAGGCATCGAGGAATTCGCCGAAGCAGCCAACCTGCTTCGACAATGGGGACGCGACGTCGAATTTCTGCTCGCAGGCACACCGGACGAAGGCAATCCGCATTCGATCCAAAAAACGCAAGTGCAACAGTGGTCGGATGAAGGCCTTATTCAATGGCTTGGTCATGTCGACGACATGCCTGCCTTGTTGAGCACCGCACATGTGATGGCTTTGCCGAGCTATTACCGCGAAGGCGTTCCGAAATCCTTGATCGAAGGCGCCGCTTCCGGACTCGCGATCGTTACGACCAATCTCCCCGGTTGCCGCGAAGTCGTCACGCAACATGGCGTCGACGGCTTGCATGTCGAACCACGCAATGCACGCGCGCTCGCGCATTGCATCGTGCAGCTGGACGACGATCGCGAGTTGCTGCGGAAGCTCGCGCATCAAGCGCGTTTGCGCGCGACGACCGATTTCGACGAACGGATCGTCATCCAGAAAACGCTCGACGTCTACGCCGAATTGCTAGACCCGACCGACGCCATTTACGCGGGCTTTCGCACCACGCTCTAG
- a CDS encoding asparagine synthase-related protein has translation MTSAILPNKIRHTFARSRIQVNTSPYQELDFSPLEEMADVEAPLDLVSIADLLRNSFVYPPHSVYRNVKVAASGFNPTQDMYENPQFQYPFQSALAASRPTVASVDGDALLETYHRLLCDAVRNTTAKIKSPWLLQSGGKDSTSMAIAVADVRPDTNCLTYLGGREENEVASARHVARQLGLRHEALVCHPGRAYDRYLAMVPRMPLLTADFALLSYADLATEIRLHHGDGVIDALGADQYFGTPLHSRERILALFARGLRLPQSIFKSRVVSRSFKLCYALATLQMSEFERYFPGSRFSDSEVDELFGWQVSTCSRQRIETFRNEIATADSSEAVRRIAFIINEAANMAKGMYATKAMSLRLVFPYCNEQLRDWIFNHVPNELLIGSGGVNKVLMRQHIAKYFDDLPYVKAKGSFRFDLRGLAQQRYEQVHDFARQAQSLLPGALPWLESHRNHLYNKYFASKFYLLAITLPWLLNRMHGSAKSSVLTHVERIT, from the coding sequence ATGACTTCCGCCATACTGCCCAATAAAATTCGACATACGTTTGCTCGATCGCGTATTCAGGTCAATACGTCTCCTTATCAGGAGCTGGACTTCTCTCCACTCGAGGAGATGGCGGATGTCGAAGCGCCGCTCGATCTCGTATCGATCGCCGACCTGCTGAGAAACTCCTTCGTCTACCCACCGCACTCCGTGTATCGGAATGTGAAAGTGGCCGCGTCGGGTTTCAACCCCACGCAAGACATGTATGAGAATCCTCAATTTCAATATCCGTTTCAGTCGGCGCTCGCAGCATCGCGCCCGACCGTCGCGTCCGTCGATGGCGACGCGTTGTTGGAGACTTATCACCGACTGCTGTGCGATGCGGTAAGAAATACCACCGCCAAAATAAAATCGCCTTGGTTGCTGCAAAGCGGCGGCAAGGATTCCACGTCGATGGCGATCGCCGTCGCCGATGTCAGGCCCGATACCAATTGCTTGACGTATCTTGGCGGCCGCGAAGAAAACGAAGTCGCCTCGGCACGACACGTCGCGCGCCAACTGGGGCTTCGTCATGAAGCACTGGTATGCCATCCAGGCCGAGCCTACGACCGGTATTTGGCGATGGTTCCGCGGATGCCGTTGCTGACCGCGGACTTTGCTTTGCTGTCTTACGCAGACTTGGCCACTGAGATTCGACTGCATCACGGCGATGGCGTGATCGACGCCCTGGGAGCCGATCAGTATTTCGGAACGCCGCTACACAGCCGGGAACGGATTCTGGCGCTGTTCGCACGCGGCCTTCGTCTTCCGCAAAGCATCTTCAAATCGCGCGTCGTCAGCCGCAGCTTCAAGCTTTGTTATGCACTGGCCACGTTGCAAATGAGCGAGTTCGAACGCTACTTCCCCGGCTCCCGTTTCAGCGACAGCGAAGTCGACGAATTGTTCGGGTGGCAAGTTTCGACCTGCTCGCGTCAGCGCATCGAAACTTTCCGCAACGAAATCGCCACAGCCGATTCGTCGGAAGCGGTTCGTCGCATCGCCTTTATCATCAACGAAGCCGCCAATATGGCGAAGGGCATGTACGCCACCAAAGCCATGTCTTTGCGACTGGTTTTCCCCTATTGCAACGAACAGCTTCGCGACTGGATTTTCAATCATGTTCCCAACGAGCTGTTGATCGGTTCGGGCGGCGTCAACAAGGTGTTGATGCGGCAGCACATCGCCAAATACTTCGACGATTTGCCATACGTCAAGGCAAAGGGCTCTTTCCGGTTCGATCTGCGCGGTCTTGCGCAACAACGCTACGAACAAGTCCACGACTTCGCCAGGCAGGCGCAATCGTTGTTGCCCGGCGCGCTGCCGTGGCTCGAATCCCATCGCAATCATCTTTACAACAAGTATTTCGCATCGAAGTTTTACCTGCTCGCCATCACGCTCCCCTGGCTGTTGAACCGCATGCACGGCTCGGCAAAGTCGAGCGTGCTGACCCACGTGGAGCGCATTACATGA
- a CDS encoding right-handed parallel beta-helix repeat-containing protein, whose product MKSNSSFDLVSSERRNFLRCSLWALPPIALSAWALPRTTWGWQSTSGPVINVRDKGAKGDGTTDDTSAFKAAIEALPSSGGTVSVPPGNYIIDAMRAINLRSNMLFQLAPTATLTAIPNNSPRSHVIKVWNCTNVRITGGRIVGERNAHSGVGGEWGYGLNIQASNHVYVSNMHISDCWGDGIWIGAIGPDHNATPSTDVTIDNVISINNRRQGLSIGPVDGVVIKNSTFSGSNGTKPESGIDIEPQAQGFARNITIDTCTISNNHGTGMEIHYNVSGVTIKNCTFQGNAGYGLMTADNPSQLTITNNTFTGNGLVGLTIAGQTSHVQATGNTLTGNSTRYVHNAAKALTSSSSGNPAQHKTDLRVDPGTSDVNLSNNKF is encoded by the coding sequence ATGAAAAGCAATTCTTCTTTCGATCTTGTTTCTTCCGAACGCCGCAACTTTCTCCGTTGCTCGCTGTGGGCGTTGCCGCCTATCGCCCTGTCGGCCTGGGCGCTGCCACGAACCACATGGGGATGGCAGAGCACGAGCGGGCCAGTGATCAATGTTCGCGACAAAGGCGCCAAGGGCGACGGCACGACCGACGATACGTCCGCCTTCAAGGCGGCCATCGAAGCGCTGCCAAGCAGCGGCGGCACCGTCTCGGTGCCACCGGGCAATTACATTATCGACGCCATGCGCGCGATCAACCTGCGTTCGAACATGCTTTTCCAGTTGGCGCCCACGGCGACGCTTACGGCGATTCCCAACAACTCGCCGCGTTCGCACGTGATCAAGGTTTGGAACTGCACCAATGTGCGCATCACCGGCGGACGCATTGTCGGCGAGCGCAATGCACACAGCGGCGTCGGCGGCGAATGGGGCTATGGGCTCAATATCCAAGCTTCCAATCATGTGTATGTGTCGAACATGCATATCTCCGATTGCTGGGGCGACGGCATCTGGATCGGCGCGATCGGTCCTGACCATAACGCCACGCCGTCGACCGATGTGACGATCGACAACGTCATCTCCATCAACAATCGTCGGCAGGGCCTTTCCATCGGACCAGTCGATGGCGTGGTGATCAAAAATTCCACATTCAGCGGCAGCAACGGCACCAAGCCCGAGTCGGGTATCGATATCGAACCGCAGGCGCAGGGCTTTGCGCGCAATATCACGATCGACACATGCACGATTTCCAACAATCACGGCACCGGCATGGAAATCCATTACAACGTCAGCGGCGTCACGATCAAGAACTGCACGTTCCAAGGCAACGCCGGTTACGGCCTGATGACGGCGGACAACCCGTCGCAACTTACGATCACTAACAACACCTTTACCGGAAACGGACTGGTCGGCTTGACCATTGCGGGCCAGACCAGCCACGTACAAGCGACCGGCAATACCCTGACCGGCAATAGCACGCGTTACGTTCATAACGCCGCCAAGGCGCTTACGTCTTCGTCCAGCGGAAATCCTGCGCAACACAAGACCGATCTGCGCGTGGATCCCGGCACCAGCGACGTCAATCTATCGAACAACAAGTTCTAG